One Drosophila subpulchrella strain 33 F10 #4 breed RU33 chromosome 2R, RU_Dsub_v1.1 Primary Assembly, whole genome shotgun sequence genomic window, TGGAGTATATAAGGGGAAGTGGGCCTGAAGATTACTTATAGTCTACGGTCATGTTCAAGTTCGCTTTGGCCCTGACGCTCTGCCTGGCGGGCAGCCTTTCGCTGGCCCAGCACAATCCCCATTGGTGGGGCAATCGCAACACCATCGTTCACTTGTTCGAATGGAAATGGACGGACATTGCTCAGGAGTGTGAGAACTTCCTGGGACCACGGGGCTTCGCCGGAGTGCAAGTGAGCCCCGTGAATGAGAACATCATCGCGGCGGGTCGTCCCTGGTGGGAGAGATACCAGCCCATCTCCTACAAGCTGACAACTCGATCGGGAAATGAGGAGGAGTTCGGTGACATGGTCCGTCGGTGCAACGATGTGGGTGTTCGTATCTACGTGGATGTGCTCCTGAACCACATGTCCGGCGATTTCGACGGAGTGGCTGTGGGCACAGCCGGCACAGAGGCGGAACCTAGCAAGAAGTCCTTCCCTGGGGTTCCCTATTCCGCCCAGGACTTCCATCCCACCTGTGGGATCACAGATTGGAACGATCGCTTCCAGGTCCAACAATGCGAATTGGTAGGCCTCAAGGATCTCGACCAGGGAAGTGATTGGGTGAGAAGCAAGCTAATCGAGTTTCTGGATCACCTTATCGAACTGGGTGTTGCCGGTTTCCGAGTGGATGCCGCCAAGCACATGGCCGCGCAGGATCTGGAGGTGAGTTTTagtggcgcccaacgtggggctgATGATTAATGCTATCCATCTCTGCAGTACATCTACGGCAGCCTGAGAAACCTAAACATCGATCATGGTTTCCCCCACAACTCCCGGGCCTTCATCTTCCAGGAGGTCATTGACCATGGTCACGAAACCGTGTCTCGGGATGAGTATAAGAACCTGGGTGCCGTAACCGAGTTCCGTTTCTCGGAGGAGATTGGTAACGCCTTCCGCGGCAACAACGCATTGAAGTGGCTCCAGAGCTGGGGCACCGGCTGGGGATTCCTGCCCTCGACTCAGGCCCTGACCTTTGTGGACAACCATGACAACCAGAGGGATGAGGGCTCCGTGCTGAACTACAAGACCGCCCGGCAGTACAAGATGGCCACCGCCTTCCATTTGGCCTATCCCTATGGCATTAGCAGGGTGATGAGTTCGTTTGCCTTTGACGATCATGATACTGCCCCGCCACAGGATGCGCAGGAGAGGATTATTTCCCCCCAGTTCGATGAGGATGGGGCCTGTGTTAATGGATGGATTT contains:
- the LOC119549434 gene encoding alpha-amylase-related protein gives rise to the protein MFKFALALTLCLAGSLSLAQHNPHWWGNRNTIVHLFEWKWTDIAQECENFLGPRGFAGVQVSPVNENIIAAGRPWWERYQPISYKLTTRSGNEEEFGDMVRRCNDVGVRIYVDVLLNHMSGDFDGVAVGTAGTEAEPSKKSFPGVPYSAQDFHPTCGITDWNDRFQVQQCELVGLKDLDQGSDWVRSKLIEFLDHLIELGVAGFRVDAAKHMAAQDLEYIYGSLRNLNIDHGFPHNSRAFIFQEVIDHGHETVSRDEYKNLGAVTEFRFSEEIGNAFRGNNALKWLQSWGTGWGFLPSTQALTFVDNHDNQRDEGSVLNYKTARQYKMATAFHLAYPYGISRVMSSFAFDDHDTAPPQDAQERIISPQFDEDGACVNGWICEHRWRQIYAMVGFKNAVRDTDISGWWDNGDNQISFCRGNEGFLAVNNNLYDLSQDLNTCLPAGTYCDVISGSLINGSCTGKSVTVNEHGYGYIHIGSNDFDGVLALHVDAKV